From a region of the Nitrospira sp. genome:
- a CDS encoding DedA family protein yields MDALLNWIPAYGYPALFILLMLGLVGLPIPDETLLTFSGYLIFTNQFAPMPTMAAAFLGSICGITISYLIGRCLGLYVVHTVGRRLRIGPDDLDKVSAWYVRWGKYALFFGYFVPGVRHLVALVAGSSNLPLVIFMPFAYAGALIRSVTFLGLGYGLGETWAQASATVQQGLAVAGGIVLVVLIGLLVVRMRKEHIHDGHD; encoded by the coding sequence ATGGATGCGCTCTTAAACTGGATCCCAGCATATGGCTATCCTGCCCTCTTCATCTTGCTCATGCTTGGCCTTGTGGGGTTGCCAATTCCAGATGAAACCTTGCTCACCTTTTCTGGGTACCTCATTTTCACAAATCAGTTCGCGCCGATGCCAACAATGGCCGCTGCGTTTCTCGGAAGCATCTGCGGAATCACCATCAGCTACCTCATCGGTCGTTGTCTGGGGTTGTATGTCGTCCACACGGTTGGCCGGAGATTGAGAATTGGGCCTGACGACTTGGACAAAGTCAGCGCCTGGTATGTGCGGTGGGGGAAATATGCTCTCTTCTTCGGCTACTTCGTGCCGGGCGTTCGACATCTCGTGGCCCTCGTGGCGGGATCATCGAATTTGCCGTTGGTGATTTTTATGCCCTTCGCCTATGCGGGAGCACTCATACGGTCGGTGACGTTTCTCGGGTTGGGCTATGGGTTAGGGGAAACATGGGCGCAGGCGTCCGCCACCGTTCAACAAGGTCTCGCGGTCGCTGGTGGTATTGTATTGGTGGTTCTCATCGGACTCCTCGTCGTTCGGATGAGAAAAGAACACATCCATGATGGCCATGATTGA
- a CDS encoding PRC-barrel domain-containing protein — MKSRCTERLHMKICGVSLPIMVGLVWLVLPNWVFAEGEQKPTSSKPSVEKQATDMTGGQPGLVEEYDVVPVPRGALVDDKGIALDQVVKNSKGETLGTIEKLMKDTKTGKIEYAVLQVDGTQHQLPLKWSQFKVTGGQLTLNATKEELQPSTNAAQAKDKSPDVSTYMEEIDKVRREPKPQGMPSDVGGRTGEATLRGAGNRQDAGATNPGVGPAVGSDFGTEAGIGSTGSTGSTGSSGGAGYGGGKGSSDGSGGGGK, encoded by the coding sequence ATGAAAAGCCGCTGTACAGAACGCCTGCACATGAAGATATGTGGAGTATCCCTTCCTATCATGGTGGGACTTGTGTGGCTGGTGCTACCGAATTGGGTGTTCGCTGAAGGGGAACAGAAACCTACGTCCTCGAAACCGTCGGTGGAGAAACAAGCGACGGACATGACAGGCGGACAACCAGGGCTGGTTGAGGAATATGATGTGGTTCCAGTCCCACGAGGGGCCTTAGTTGATGACAAGGGTATCGCGCTTGATCAGGTGGTCAAAAACTCCAAAGGCGAGACGCTGGGAACCATCGAAAAGCTGATGAAGGATACCAAGACCGGCAAGATCGAATACGCGGTACTCCAAGTCGATGGCACCCAACACCAATTACCTCTGAAATGGAGCCAATTCAAGGTCACCGGTGGACAGCTGACCCTCAATGCCACGAAAGAGGAACTGCAACCTTCGACCAACGCGGCACAGGCTAAAGACAAGTCTCCGGACGTTTCCACCTATATGGAGGAGATCGACAAGGTTCGGCGTGAACCGAAGCCGCAAGGCATGCCTTCCGATGTAGGAGGCAGGACGGGCGAAGCAACTCTGCGAGGAGCAGGCAACCGGCAAGATGCAGGCGCGACCAACCCTGGGGTAGGACCGGCAGTGGGGAGCGACTTTGGCACGGAGGCGGGAATCGGGAGCACCGGTTCAACGGGCAGTACAGGCTCTTCGGGCGGCGCAGGATATGGTGGTGGGAAAGGATCATCGGATGGGTCGGGAGGCGGCGGAAAGTAG
- a CDS encoding DUF3309 domain-containing protein yields MVTILLIIFVLVFIGALPTWPYSANWGYYPSGGFGLAALVILILLLMGPA; encoded by the coding sequence ATGGTTACCATCCTGTTAATTATTTTCGTGCTGGTCTTTATAGGGGCCTTGCCGACATGGCCTTATAGCGCGAATTGGGGCTACTACCCGAGTGGAGGATTTGGCCTCGCTGCGCTGGTGATCTTGATCCTCCTCTTGATGGGACCGGCTTAA
- a CDS encoding YtxH domain-containing protein, with protein MRNRNRNHDDEGEVTGWSAFVAGALIGAGVALLFAPQTGPELRGRLRDYADRAKDDLLDKAEETWDAEVERGKEYYDKGEEVLRDVGESAQDYAREGQERMKDVSRSAQEFAKQTQHMVREPGRSAL; from the coding sequence ATGCGCAATAGAAACAGAAATCATGACGATGAGGGGGAGGTGACAGGATGGTCCGCTTTTGTGGCTGGCGCATTGATTGGGGCCGGGGTGGCCCTGCTATTTGCGCCTCAAACGGGCCCAGAGTTGCGGGGCAGGTTGCGCGACTATGCCGATCGCGCAAAGGACGATTTACTGGATAAGGCGGAAGAGACATGGGATGCCGAGGTGGAACGCGGTAAGGAATATTATGACAAGGGAGAAGAGGTCCTCCGTGATGTTGGCGAGTCGGCCCAGGACTATGCACGAGAAGGACAGGAGAGGATGAAGGATGTCAGTCGGTCGGCTCAGGAATTTGCCAAACAAACACAACACATGGTCCGTGAGCCGGGGCGGTCAGCATTGTAA